The sequence below is a genomic window from Apodemus sylvaticus chromosome 6, mApoSyl1.1, whole genome shotgun sequence.
GAGCATGGCACTTGCTCTCATAGTCCCGAGTTTGCTTGCTTGTTCTTGGCAAGCATTTAGGCTGTTCTCATGCCTTCGTTAATTTGCTGTTATAGGCATGGTATGGGCATGAGATGATTAACATGTTCTTTATGTGTGTGGTGCCATGGGTTGGAGCCAAATAAGATTGTGTGTACACCAAGCACACACTGCATCACTGTGCTCTATTCCCAACCCATGATTCACATCTTTGTAGCTAACTCTTCATTCTTGTTAGAgggtataaatatgtatttttaatttcatgtgcaatagtgttttgcctgcatgttgtCCGtgtgagggtattggatcccctggaactggcgtTACAGACAATTCTGAGATGCCATGTGGTTACTAAAAATTGGACTTGGCACTtctggaagaaaagccagtgtGCTTAGcttctgagccacctcttcaggcCCAGGCATAAGTATTTTTAAGGTTCTTGCTTCATAACCATTTCAAGAATGTTTGGCCAATTTTCACCCTTATTGTAGATCTTTCCAAACCCTCACTTTACTATACCTTTACTACCATCGCTGTTTTACTCTGATCATTGTCAGTTACAAGGTTAAGTTTGGGAAAGGACagtagagggggagagaggagaggttgGTTATCTGATGCACTGCTGGACAGCTGGCAAGGAGCAATGTCTTTTGTGTTTCACTACACACTGACTGTAGACACAGACgagagatttttaattttttccctacTATAATTTATGAGTGGTTTCTTTTGTAAAGTGTCCTCAATCATTCCTTTGTTTGTATCATGGATCCAGTGGACATTGTTTACTAGTCTTCAAACTGATCTATCTTTACAGTCCACTATGCTACCcagattaatatatatttaagtatttttatttctttctcccctctccttccctccctccctccctccctccctccctccctccctccctccctccatccctccctccctccttctctctctgtgtgtgtgtgtgtgtgtatgtgtgtgcctgtgtgtcagaaagaagggggaaagggagggatgaagagagggagatggaaggagggagagagagagagagagagagagaaggcacccGTGGAGGCgaaaaagagcatcagatcccctggaggtagagttataggcagttgtgagctgtgagctgggaactgaactcaggtcttctgggagagcaggaAATACTCTctatttctgagccatctcttcaacccacTAGTTTGATCTGTAAAAAGTTCAGTACCTTAATTCAAAGTCCTCACTTCCTAATGTGTAATTCATGGTTTGAGAGTTGCCTTCAcagtctctttctcctctcctctcctctcctctcctctcctctcctctcctctcctctcctctcctctcttctcttttcttctcttctactttttttttttttttttttttttactttctggcattttaaaaagtcaataacttttttattttctgatttctgtCCTCACCTGTTCTTATTGAAGCTTCAGCCCCTCCtcatttttaagtaataaaacaGCCATTTTGTTATATTAATATTCTCATTTTAGGGGTGATGACACCACACCTTGTGTTTGGTGATTTAGGCagtcatgtatatataatacCCAGAAGTTTAAGATTCTAACCTAGGCCTTCTTTCTGTCACACAGCTGCTTCTGATACTAGAAGGATAGTCACTATTTCAGGGAATAGTTTATAACTTATACTATAACTTATACTGAGCTTAGGGATTGAGTCAATTGTTAAAATCATGTAACTGTGAGTTGGTTCCTCAGCATTTTCACAGGAGTGTTAACTAAGACTTGGTGACATCTCCCATGTTTGATCATTAAAGAATGAAGTGTCCCGTAACACATACCTTTTCCTCCTGCTTGTTCTTTATTATATCGTCGTTTTCAAATACTATTTTGACTCCTGAGATGTTTGTGGCCATTTTGACTTCTGAGACTTCTGTGACTTCTGTGACAATTTTTATATCTTGAACATCTGTGACCCTATTTTCCAGAATATCAGTGACATCAGTGACATCTGTGATATCAGTGACATCTGTATATTCTGAGAAGTCCGCACTTTCCATGATGTTACAAGGGTATCTGTGTGTTTTCGGGTGCATGGTCCGCAGTTCTGTGAAAGCAGTAATGTCCGTGATGTCCATTGAGCCCGTGATGTCTGTGCTGTTTGTGATTTCTGAGAGGCTTGAGACCTCTGATACTTTGGTAGTTTTGACTTTCTCCTGGTTCAAGAGGGGGATGAGGTCTACCCACTGAGAAAATATGATATCCTGTTTATACACAGGAGCACAGAGCTGTAAGTAGTAAGACCGGCCGTTGATCAGCTTTACCTTGAGACGCATGTGCTTAGCACTGTGCACAGAAAGAGTCACAAACTGCAGAGGGATAAACCTAAAAACAAATGCAAATGTAACATTATCCAAAGACCTATCTGCAGTGCTATAAAGACATTTTGAGCTTGGAGGATGAGACAGTCAATGGTCTTGAGTCCCAGATAGCTGTGGGTGGGAGCTCCTGAGAGCCCTCTCATCTTAATCATGTGTCTAAGATTCTGGTGATAATAAATAAGAATGCCATCTATCATGAAAAACTGTCCATCCTAAATAAGGCTAAAAGTGAGgcttagggctggtgagatggcttatcaTAGGAAGGGGCCTAGAGTCAACCTCGGTGACCTCAGTTTAATCCCACATGGTGAAGGACATACTGCATCTACAAACTTGTCTTCTGATattggatgcacacacacaaacgcatacactaaaatgaaaaataaaatgtaatcagAGTTGAAGCCTAGATATCTAGGAATTCAAATAATACTACATTGAGATTTTATGATCAGTTGGAATGGTTACTaccatgaagaaaaaaaacagacgCTGGCAATGCtgtgagaaggaaatggaaagccTTATGTACTATTGATGGGAGTGTAAGGTAGTGTATGGAAACTAGCATGGAGGCTCCTTAACAAACTAAAACCCGAACATCATATGACCTAGAAACATCTCTCCTGGGTATGTATATCTAAAGGAATACTATGTCCATAGTAAGTAGGGCACTTGTTGCAACAGGCAAGTTATGGAACCAGACAAGGGACTATGAACAGACATAAAGAAACAAGTATACACATACAACAGCTTATTCATTCATAAGGAATAATGAAATTCTATCTGCAGGAAAACTGTCTGAAACTAGAgatcatgttaagtgaaataagccagattcAGTAAGATATaagtaataatataatataatataatataatataaaatataagtctTCTCTCCTGAGGAATCTGTTTTTTTAAGAAGAAGGTGGGgagataaagtgcttgctatgcaagcctgataacctgactTTGGAAGCTCCTGGACCAGTTGGTTTAGTGTACCTGGCAGGGAGCAGGAGAGACTCAGTGTCTGAGCAAGTTAAAGGTAGAGGCCTGAAACTGACACCTGTGGTCATCCTCTGACTCCCACATATACACCATGCCACCCCCATATtattctctctctatttctctctctctctctctctctctctctctctctctctgccccctttctcatgcatgtgtgtgtgtgtatgcacacgtgcacacatacacaaatgtgattacacaaacataaaagacatgaaagtaaAAAGGGCCTATCTGAGATTAGGAGGAGGCCCGATGATGTGAGGTTGGGAAAAAGAGAGGGTACAATGAAGGATGAATATAGTCAAGGAACTTATTGCACATATATGGAAATATACATAtttcatatgtacatgtatgaaaatgttataTTGAAACTCATGATCTGTACAATAAACACAGTGATAAAACTTTCTAAAAGTGAGGCTTAAATTAAGTTACTTGCTCAAGACAGTAGACTGAGTCAGTGGCTAAGGTGAGGCCAGCATTTTGAGGTGAGGCTGTTGTGAGGAGGACAAGCATGCACTTGAAAGGCGGTTTATCAAGTCTTTAGTGCTCATtactttagcttttttttttttatttaattgtcaTTTTGACTGCCTTTGTGATGAACCATTGTTTGTATCCTCTTAGAGACAACCTTGCATCATTTGAGAAAGCAATGCACCTGAAGTGCTCCTATGCCATCTTTCCTTTTAGCCATATGGGACTGCAGTGTTCTGGTAGAGATCACCGTTCTCCTGTCCTTGTAACTCACCTGGTGAGCACCAGATTCCCTGAAGAGGAAGACTTCAGAAGGGTTTTAAAGAGGGGTTCTGGTTCTTTTCGAGCTTCTGGTGTCAGATGTGCTAACAGCATCATATTGGGGGTCTTGAAGATGGGATTGGAAGAACAGATGCCTACAGTCACCCAGTTTGCTCGGTTATGCAGGTAAATGGATTCACCTCTCCTATTGACCTGGATGTAGAGAACAGGAAAGGAGTTTCTTGGTAAAAGGTATAGATCTAGCACCCTTGCTTGCCAAAACAGTGTAAGTGGGGGCAGAAAACAAGGGGGAAATGAGGCATGACACCTCCATTCCTTGGCTTGTTCATGATTTGGAGATAGCAGAATGAATAGCTGCAGTCTCTGGTTTGTAGGGTCTATGAGAGAAGTCCAGTGCAAACAAGTGACGTCACTACTAGTACTTTAGGCTCCTGTGGAGCATGCAGCTGGGGATTGGCGTAGGAAGGGATGGAGCTGGTGATGTGTTGGCATACACTTACCAGTTCAAGTGAGCAAGTGCTCTGGGGGCTTTCTGTGCAGCTTTTATTCCCTCACTTGGACCTCCAGAGTCAGGAATGGAGACTATGACTAGTTATTTGGGACTGTGGCTAACCTGCTGACTACAAACGTCCCCCTCCCTGTGTGGGCCAGGGCTATGCAATTAGAGTGTGCAAAAGTTAACATGAATAAGGTATGGGAAGAAAGATTAGCAGGAAAAAGTAACTGaaagtcaaaaacaaaattttGGCATCCCATGTTCTAAGGCACAACCTGAAACATGTTTTAGAGACTGCACTCCTCTCTGAGTGGTACACTGGGCACAGAGTAGTCACGCTACTCCTCTGGGATCAGTCAGAGAACACATTTATGAAGCATGAGAGCTCCTTATCGCTGACTTGTCTGTCTCCCACCTCGTCATCCTCCGTGGGAGCAGCTGAGTGCACTGGCTCTGTGCTTGTTCAGCACCACACACTGCCATGACGTTTCCATGAGAGACAGGCATGGTCTTTGCCTCAGCAGTGTAGTGTTGAGTGTTAGGAGGAAAGCCAGCACAACATCCATGTGCTCTGTGTTTTCATCCAGAATGCAGGTGTGTTCTCACAAGAAAGTTTGTCTCTGATACTGACAGTTGTATTTTCCCTTCAGAACCAAcatataaagtttattttaattcttaGCTTTTCTTGGGTGGCTGTTTATTTACTCAGGcaccagggcttcatgcatgttaggcaagGGCTTTTCTACTGAGCTCATCTCTAGCCTCaggtgtttttctttaaaatataagactaggggctagagagatagcacagctgttaagagcacttactgtccTTATataggacttgggttcaattactaacatctacatggtggctcacaaccttctatcTATCgtcacatacatggtgcacaaacatacatgcaggcaaaacataaaacaaatgcatgcattttaaaatgaaaataaaactctaaTAAAAATTATCCGATTACTTTCCTGCCATAGTATGTTATAAACATCATTTTGTATAACATTAAGATTATGTGAGGATGGCAATTCTAGTAGAGATAGGGCAGAACTCTTGCCTGTGGGTTTGTGGAGAACATCTGAAGTGAATTTCCCTGTTTAGGTAACAGCACTGTTCCCCTTAGTGACACCACACTATCCCtcctcatatttaaaaaaaatctcttctctaTCTTTCActgtctttgagaaaatgaagtaTGGCAGCTTCTAGATCCTAACTGAGAGTATAAGTGTTATTTACCTGAATAAAATTGCTCTCCAatatgggaggagatacataaGGGGCATATTCTCCTCCATCCAATATGTTCTTAAGGTGCCCTAGTCTGTAATAGTGTGGGATGCAGAGGGCTTCTTGCTTATTCATTGacttcttgctcttgctcttgttcTTCTTCATCATGCTGATAGGaaacaccagaaaagtaagagaATAGAGATAAATTAACTAACAAATAGAGGAGGTCATAGTTACATTACTTCTTTTAGTTATTAACTGAGCATATTTTATCAAAATCTGTAATGTGCATGACTCCATGGCAGGCATTGTAGGTATATACAAACTAGCAGCTTGTTGACAGACAGTAAGCAAGCAGACAGTAAGGTTGTCTGATAGCACAGACACCAGGTGTAAAGAGTTGCAGAAGTGGATGGCAGGAAACGCTTACTGGGGTGGGAAGGAAGGTGACACATGCCTCCTACCTTCAACCATTACTTTTATCATTCTAATTAATTAATCATGGAGGGATGTAGGGATATCAAAACTGCATTAAAGGATACTTCCACACCTCACATGTGAGGCAAAGGGTGAGATATCTATTTAATCAATGATAGTTCAATCCATGAACCACAACTCAGGCTCTCcttctctgaagacagcttcaaCAGAAAACAGTGATTTTATGTTGTTGATTTCACCTTTTGTCTATCAAAAAATGATTGTAAGAAGGGAAGAAACAGAACCCAGAAATTTATGTGTACAAATCTTCAAAAGATTATTCTTTCTACTTAAACATGtatttttgtaaagaatttatgcaaatgatcaaaagctaaaaGATATCAACCAACACTGGGCATTGAGGAAATGTAAGTCAAACTATAGCCCTTCCTCAGAGGCCCCCTTTCCTCAGAGTCCACACAAATGGTGAATGCTATGCATGTCTCTGTGCTTCTAGCCTCCCACAAGCACACAGCTGTGGACACAGCAAGACGTACAATTCCAGTTCTTAGCATGGTTTCCCTGTAAGGCTTTACACTGTTAGCAATATGATGGTTCCATTTGTAGTTTCTTAAGATATCTTCACAGTGAAGATAAAATCAGTCAAGATGAGCCAGAGATGGAAAAGATTGAAAGAATGAAATAACCCAGAAGTTAACCAATGACACATGGTCACAGCACATCAGTCCATAGCAGCTAAACTGCTAAAAATAATGAGACTCTTAAAAAAGTgtattaaaaaaaccaaaccaaaccaaaccaaaacaaaaaaaacaaagacaaccgCCACCATCACTTAAAATAGAAATGATGAGaaataataactaaaaattaACTAGTGCGTTATAGGGTAAGTAATAAAGACTTTGCATGCTCCATCTTATTTAATTGAGACTACACTTATAGACCACACAGCTAAGGCTTAAAAAGGGAAAGTAACTTTGCCATCATTAGTTTGTACCTGATAAGCTATGATTCAGACCCATATATCCTGCCTAGGAGCTTTTGTCTGGTGTTTAAAGTCAATCCTGTGCTTACATGCTTGGAAAGAGGTATGGGagctggcaagaatgtggggGTTTGGgatagagggaagaaaggaaacaacagGGCTGGAGCAAACAAGACAGAAAATatcctgtcttcttcctgttccctTCTCTTCCTAAACAGTTTGGTCCTGGTACATTTGCAGGCAGCGAGGTAGGAGAAGGGGTGGGAATGCACCCCAAAGcccaaggaaggaagaacagttcCAGTTGTTTACTGTCCTCTGTTACCACCTGCCAGCTCAGGCTCTCAGTTCACATGTCTCTAATCTAGAAAAGTTAGTTAAGGGCTGGTAAGacggcttagtgggtaaaggcacttgctgccaggcATGCCAACCTGAGTTTTACCCTCAGTACCtatatggtagaaagagagaaccaacttctattAGTATTCTTTCTACACATAAATATAATCGAAATTTTAAAGTTGATCATTGTAGAAAGTATGTTGGCACATGGAATCTTCAGAAGAAAGGGATAGCTTGTAAAGCAGAGTAGAGAGGAGGGGAAGCGGGGAGAACAGGGGAATACGACCCTGTAACTCATGGTCTCATCCATGAGGGCCGTTAGATCTTACCTCACCTCAAGGCCAAGCCACAGTCCTGTGTTGGGAATGAAGTTTGTGACTCACTTCAGTTTGGGCTTCCTCCTTTTCATGATGTAGCTTTTGtgacaaatacaaataaagaaaacaagggATTATTACACTGCGCGCTAATGTCATTTCTACACATTCTCTTTCATAGATTGAGGTCTAAGCCTTAGAATCTTGTCACTAATTCAGATGGGTTTTatggtttggattttttgtttttctttctttcctttcttttctttctttctttctttcttttctttctttctttctttctttctttctttctttcctttcttttctttctttctttctttctttctttctttctttctttctttctttctttctctctctctctttccttctttccttctttctttctctctctctttctttccttctttctttctttctttcttccttcttttctttctttctttctttctttccttccttccttctttcttctcttttctttctttcttctttctttctttctttctttcttcttctttctttctttctttctttctttctttctttcttctttctttcttccttccttccttccttccttccttccttccttccttccttccttccttccttccttccttccttccttcctttctttctttctttctttctttctttctttctttctttctttctttctttctttctttcttccttccttttctttctttctttctttccgagacagggcttctctgtatagccctggctgtcctggaactcactctgtagaccaggctggtctccaactcagaagtTGGAgacttccacctgcctctgccttccagagtgcagggattacaggcgtgcgccaccactgcccggctatggtTTGGATTTTAAGTGTCAATGTGATCATGTGTTAGAGGTTTAAAGATTGGTCCATTAGAGCGTTGGTCAATGAGTTCATCCACCAGTGAATTTATAGATGGCATTCCCATGAAGTGGCGACAACTTTTAGAAGTAGGGCCAACTAGATGGAGTAGACCACAGGGGATAAGTTAGGGAGTGCTCTTGTCCTGGGTCCTTCTCCTTtgtcttccttgttctttttcttgctcCACTACCATGAGAGGCGAGCATCTGCTCCATCACTACTACTGTGTCTGGGAGTCATCAGAATGGGGCATTTGAATCCAGTTGCTACTGCTGTTTCTCATTTACTGTGTCTTCTttgaatgtgtgtacatatgcattatttgcttatgtatgtgttcatgtgttcatgtatacaAGGTATGTACATATGACAGGGTGTCTCACTGAAGgtggagctcactgattcagctacACTGTCTTGTCAGCAAGCcttagcacagtggttctcaaccttcctaatgctgcagccttttaatacagttcctcatgttgtggtgacctccgaacatataattatttcattgctactttgtaactgtaattttgctactgttattaattataatgtaaatatctggtatgcaagatatctgatatgtaatcactctccaaaggggtcatgacatGCAGGTTGAGAAATGCTCCCTTAggatctttgtgtctctgtcttcctggtactgggattacaggtacatgcCGCTATGCCTGACTTTTTAACatgtgttctggggatctgaactcagatcttcatgcttgtgtggcaagtgctttactgactAAGCCCTCCTGGGCACCTCATCATGGACTTACATGACTGGAATGCAAATTAATTGGTGTGATACTCCAGGTACAATGTATAACCAAGGAAGGTACAATGTGACAAGGCAAAGGAAGTAATACAGATTATGCTACCTCAGTTGTACTTGGCAGCTATTAAAATTGTGTTCCTGGCTACTTGAAGCTTTTGGTTGACACTTTCTGTTAAGATTAAGAAGGCCTAGTACAAAAATAGTAGAATTATCAGAGACTTGGAA
It includes:
- the Garin2 gene encoding Golgi-associated RAB2 interactor protein 2 isoform X2 — encoded protein: MEENMPLMYLLPYWRAILFRFIPLQFVTLSVHSAKHMRLKVKLINGRSYYLQLCAPVYKQDIIFSQWVDLIPLLNQEKVKTTKVSEVSSLSEITNSTDITGSMDITDITAFTELRTMHPKTHRYPCNIMESADFSEYTDVTDITDVTDVTDILENRVTDVQDIKIVTEVTEVSEVKMATNISGVKIVFENDDIIKNKQEEKEYILKHMSLRDTKPKNDYRDSPKHVAISNISLTLQDEECFPTTLTPGKRKEDICKEMCDETAEEEMIGFQNIHLKTTESRSTRTDSDTSGLYSFSVFPLISISFPFFTLL
- the Garin2 gene encoding Golgi-associated RAB2 interactor protein 2 isoform X1, with the translated sequence MMKKNKSKSKKSMNKQEALCIPHYYRLGHLKNILDGGEYAPYVSPPILESNFIQVNRRGESIYLHNRANWVTVGICSSNPIFKTPNMMLLAHLTPEARKEPEPLFKTLLKSSSSGNLVLTRFIPLQFVTLSVHSAKHMRLKVKLINGRSYYLQLCAPVYKQDIIFSQWVDLIPLLNQEKVKTTKVSEVSSLSEITNSTDITGSMDITDITAFTELRTMHPKTHRYPCNIMESADFSEYTDVTDITDVTDVTDILENRVTDVQDIKIVTEVTEVSEVKMATNISGVKIVFENDDIIKNKQEEKIKLEYILKHMSLRDTKPKNDYRDSPKHVAISNISLTLQDEECFPTTLTPGKRKEDICKEMCDETAEEEMIGFQNIHLKTTESRSTRTDSDTSGLYSFSVFPLISISFPFFTLL